Proteins from a single region of Megachile rotundata isolate GNS110a chromosome 7, iyMegRotu1, whole genome shotgun sequence:
- the Droj2 gene encoding dnaJ heat shock protein family (Hsp40) member A4-like: MVKETTYYDVLGVKPGCAQEDLKKAYRKLALKYHPDKNPNEGERFKQISQAYEVLSNPEKKRIYDQGGEQALKEGGGGGNVFSSPMDIFDMFFGGGFGRCNRRRERKGQDVMHQLSVSLEELYKGTVRKLALQKNVICDKCEGIGGKKGAVESCTTCHGTGMQVQIQQLGPGMLQHLQSMCADCKGQGERINPRDRCKQCGGKKTVRERKILEVHVDPGMVDGQKIIFSGEGDQEPDYEPGDIVILLEEKEHEVFKRSRNDLIMRMHLELVEALCGFQKVIRTLDDRNLVVTSYPGTVIKYGDLKCILNEGMPVYKDPFTHGRLIIQFVVNFPKTIDPAVIPTLEQCLPPREEAIIPDNAEECSLVDLDLDLEQEARRRDQRQAYEEDEGGPSRVQCATH; encoded by the exons atggtAAAGGAAACTACATACTATGATGTTTTGGGTGTAAAGCCTGGATGTGCACAGGAAGATTTGAAGAAAGCTTATAGGAAGCTTGCGCTTAAATATCATCCTGATAAAAATCCTAATGAAGGAGAAAGA TTTAAACAAATTTCGCAAGCATATGAAGTATTATCGAATCCTGAAAAGAAGCGAATTTATGATCAAGGTGGAGAACAAGCTTTGAAAgaaggtggtggtggtggcaATGTATTCTCTTCGCCTATGGACATTTTTGATATGTTCTTTGGTGGAGGTTTCGGAAGATGCAATCGAAGGAGAGAACGTAAAGGTCAAGATGTTATGCATCAATTGTCCGTTTCGTTGGAGGAGTTGTACAAAGGCACTGTTCGCAAGTTAGCTCTACAAAAGAACGTTATTTGTGATAAATGTGAAG GTATTGGTGGAAAGAAAGGGGCTGTCGAATCTTGCACTACCTGTCATGGAACTGGTATGCAAGTTCAAATACAACAGCTAGGACCTGGAATGCTGCAGCATTTGCAGAGTATGTGTGCAGACTGTAAAGGTCAAGGAGAACGCATAAATCCGCGTGATCGTTGTAAACAATGTGGTGGCAAGAAAACAGTAAGGGAGaggaaaattttggaagttcACGTTGACCCAGGCATGGTAGATGGGCAGAAAATCATTTTTAGTGGAGAGGGTGATCAAGAACCAGACTATGAACCAGGAGATATCGTTATTCTTCTTGAAGAAAAGGAACATGAAGTTTTTAA GCGTTCGCGCAATGATCTAATTATGAGGATGCATCTAGAACTAGTAGAAGCTCTATGTGGGTTCCAGAAAGTTATTCGTACTTTAGACGATAGAAATTTGGTAGTAACGTCGTATCCGGGAACAGTTataaaatatggagatttgaagtGCATTTTGAACGAGGGAATGCCTGTTTACAAAGATCCCTTTACACATGGCAGACTTATAATTCAATTTGTAGTGAATTTCCCAAAAACCATAGACCCTGCTGTTATTCCAACGCTTGAACAATGTCTACCTCCAAGAGAAGAGGCAATAATTCCAGATAATGCGGAAGAATGTTCTCTCGTGGATCTAGATCTGGATCTGGAACAAGAAGCTAGGCGAAGAGATCAGCGACAAGCTTACGAAGAAGACGAAGGAGGTCCTTCGCGAGTCCAATGTGCCACACATTAA
- the RpS24 gene encoding ribosomal protein S24 codes for MTEGAVTIRTRKFMSNRLLCRKQMVVDVFHPGHPSVRKTEIREKLAKMYKVTPDVVFVFGFLTNFGGGKSTGFALIYDTLDFAKKFEPKYRLARHGLYEKQKQTRKQRKERKNRMKKVRGTKKSKVGAASKK; via the exons ATG ACGGAGGGTGCAGTTACGATTAGAACCAGGAAGTTCATGAGCAATCGGCTACTATGCCGAAAACAAATG GTCGTGGATGTTTTCCACCCAGGTCACCCATCTGTCCGTAAAACAGAAATCCGGGAAAAACTAGCCAAAATGTACAAAGTTACACCAGATGTGGTCTTTGTATTTGGTTTCCTAACAAATTTTGGTGGTGGCAAATCAACTGGATTTGCATTGATTTATGATACATTGGACTTCGCAAAGAAATTTGAACCTAAATACAGGTTAGCTAGGCATGGACTGTATGAGAAACAAAAGCAAACAAGGAAACAACGTAAAGAACGTAAGAATAGGATGAAGAAAGTTAGGGGTACAAAGAAGAGTAAAGTAGGAGCTGCTTCTAAAAAG